One stretch of Flavobacterium sp. 9 DNA includes these proteins:
- a CDS encoding ferritin: MLSKNIEAALNKQIRIEAESSQTYLSMACWAEVHGLEGIAQFMYTQSDEERAHMLKLIKYVNERGGHAHITDLKAPKTSYTTFKEMFEALYNHEIFVSESINELVHITFEEKDYATHNFLQWYVSEQIEEEATAKSILDKINLIGDDKGGLYLFDRDIQQLTVTSSIAINPK; the protein is encoded by the coding sequence ATGTTATCAAAAAATATAGAAGCAGCATTGAACAAGCAAATTCGCATAGAGGCAGAATCTTCGCAAACCTACCTTTCTATGGCTTGTTGGGCTGAAGTACACGGACTTGAAGGAATCGCTCAATTTATGTACACACAATCAGACGAAGAGCGCGCGCACATGCTTAAATTAATAAAGTATGTAAACGAACGCGGAGGTCATGCTCACATTACCGATCTAAAAGCGCCTAAAACTTCTTATACTACGTTTAAAGAAATGTTTGAAGCACTTTATAACCACGAAATTTTTGTTTCGGAATCAATTAACGAATTGGTTCACATAACTTTTGAAGAAAAAGATTATGCAACACATAATTTCTTACAATGGTATGTATCAGAACAAATCGAAGAAGAAGCTACTGCTAAATCTATTTTAGACAAAATCAACTTAATTGGAGATGATAAAGGTGGACTTTATTTGTTTGATCGTGATATTCAGCAATTAACGGTTACAAGTTCGATTGCAATCAACCCAAAATAA